A single region of the Eulemur rufifrons isolate Redbay chromosome 8, OSU_ERuf_1, whole genome shotgun sequence genome encodes:
- the COA7 gene encoding cytochrome c oxidase assembly factor 7: MAGMVDFQDEEQVKSFLENLEVECNYQCYREKDPNGCYRLVDYLEGIQKNFDEAAKVLKFNCEEHKHSDSCYKLGAYYVTGKGGLTQDLKAAYNCFLMACEKPGKKSLEACHNVGLLAHDGRVNEDGKPSVGKARDYYTKACDGGYASSCFNLSAIFLQGAPGFPKDMGLACKYSLKACDLGHVWACANASRMYKLGDGVNKDEAKAEVLKNRAQQLHKEQQKSVQPLTFG; this comes from the exons ATGGCCggcatggtggatttccaggatGAGGAGCAGGTGAAGTCCTTTCTGGAGAACTTGGAGGTGGAGTGCAACTACCAGTGCTACCGCGAGAAGGACCCGAACG GTTGCTATCGGCTCGTGGACTACTTGGAAGGGATCCAGAAGAATTTTGATGAGGCTGCCAAGGTGTTGAAGTTCAACTGTGAAGAGCACAAGCACAGCGATAGCTGCTACAAACTAGGGGCCTATTATGTGACTGGAAAAG GAGGACTGACCCAGGACCTGAAAGCTGCCTACAACTGCTTTTTGATGGCATGTGAAAAGCCTGGAAAGAAGTCTCTGGAAGCATGTCATAATGTTGGTCTCCTGGCACATGATGGACGGGTCAATGAAGATGGCAAACCCAGCGTGGGGAAGGCCAGGGACTACTATACAAAGGCCTGTGATGGTGGCTATGCCTCCAGCTGCTTCAACCTGAGTGCCATATTCCTGCAGGGTGCCCCTGGCTTTCCCAAAGACATGGGCCTGGCATGTAAATACTCATTGAAAGCCTGTGACCTGGGCCATGTCTGGGCCTGTGCCAATGCCAGCCGCATGTACAAGCTGGGGGATGGTGTCAACAAGGACGAGGCCAAAGCTGAGGTGCTAAAAAATAGGGCCCAGCAGCTACacaaagaacagcaaaaaagTGTCCAGCCCTTAACATTTGGGTAA